From Nicotiana tabacum cultivar K326 chromosome 22, ASM71507v2, whole genome shotgun sequence, one genomic window encodes:
- the LOC142175783 gene encoding uncharacterized protein LOC142175783, with protein sequence MDKSWLNIRNRVDQRYRDGVDNFLNWAFSQPTVSTMIRCPCKGCMNTEFKLRVGVRGDLLRKDFWDSYKVWDLHGEVSVRVETSSAVDSDDEAEDDSIEEDNISEMIRDASGYTNVEDNNNNSEDREEPNIHATKFYELLEEAETKLYPDCKKVSKLSFVVKLLHLKCLNHWSNKSMDALLSFFKEVLPEGSFVPNSFYEAKKVFCDLGLGYTKIDACRNDCILFWCDYADIQAYPKCGKSRWKSEEHEGKKIAHNILRHFSMKPRLQRLYMAREIAKKMRRHKEENIDDGVLRHPSDSIAWKSFDAQHPTFSSELRNVRLGLASDGFQPYGNMSSNHSIWPVVLTTYNLPPWDCMKNPYFMMTTSYSRPQLSRQ encoded by the coding sequence ATGGATAAAAGTTGGTTGAATATTAGGAATAGAGTCGACCAAAGGTATAGAGATGGAGTAGACAActttcttaattgggcattcAGTCAACCAACTGTGAGCACTATGATTCGGTGTCCTTGTAAAGGGTGTATGAATACCGAGTTCAAGCTACGGGTTGGTGTAAGAGGAGATTTATTGAGGAAGGATTTTTGGGATTCTTATAAAGTGTGGGACTTGCATGGAGAAGTGTCAGTTAGAGTTGAAACTTCTAGTGCTGTAGATAGTGATGATGAAGCAGAAGATGATAGCATTGAAGAGGACAATATAAGTGAAATGATTCGCGATGCTTCTGGATATACGAATGTGgaggataataataataattcagaGGACAGGGAAGAGCCAAATATACATGCAACAAAGTTCTACGAATTGTTAGAAGAAGCTGAGACAAAACTTTATCCTGATTGTAAAAAAGTCTCGAAGTTATCTTTTGTCGTTAAACTACTTCACTTGAAGTGTCTTAACCATTGGAGCAACAAATCTATGGATGCATTATTGAGCTTCTTTAAAGAAGTTCTTCCCGAGGGGTCATTTGTGCCAAATTCTTTCTATGAAGCAAAGAAAGTTTTTTGTGACCTCGGCTTGGGGTACACCAAAATAGATGCATGTAGGAAtgattgtattttattttggtgtgattaTGCTGATATTCAAGCATATCCTAAGTGCGGTAAGTCTAGATGGAAGTCTGAAGAACACGAAGGCAAGAAAATAGCTCATAACATCTTGCGGCATTTTTCAATGAAACCACGGCTTCAAAGATTGTACATGGCAAGAGAGATAGCTAAAAAGATGAGGCGGCACAAGGAGGAAAATATTGATGATGGTGTCTTGCGACATCCGTCTGACTCAATAGCATGGAAATCCTTTGATGCACAACATCCCACCTTTTCATCTGAGTTAAGAAATGTTCGACTAGGCTTGGCGAGTGATGGGTTCCAACCTTATGGGAACATGAGTTCTAATCATAGTATTTGGCCAGTTGTACTAACTACGTATAATTTGCCACCATGGGATTGCATGAAAAATCCGTATTTCATGATGACAACTTCTTATTCCAGGCCCCAACTGTCCAGACAATGA